The proteins below are encoded in one region of Phaseolus vulgaris cultivar G19833 chromosome 1, P. vulgaris v2.0, whole genome shotgun sequence:
- the LOC137814484 gene encoding probable pectate lyase 12: MLQTTCIFLLSLLSSFSPLGTAMLNLTLPGAHPDPEAVAHEVHRKVNASMARREMLSVSERDESSCLTGNPIDDCWKCDPDWPNNRQRLADCVIGFGQYAKGGKGGEFYVVTDSSDKDPVNPKPGTLRYAVIQNEPLWIVFPSNMMIKLSQELIFNSYKTIDGRGADVHIVGGGCITLQYISNVIIHNIHIHHCHPSGNTNVRSSPEHYGFRTESDGDGISIFGSKDIWIDHCTLSRCKDGLIDAVMGSTGITISNNYLSHHNEVMLLGHSDDYLPDSGMQVTIAFNHFGEKLVQRMPRCRRGYIHVVNNDFTEWEMYAIGGSGEPTINSQGNRYMAPQNPFAKEVTKRVETQQSKWKGWNWRSEGDILLNGAFFVASGEGLEVKYEKAYSVEPKSADRISLLTMSSGVLGNARDNNLGMWSRGPGDESTESGMVYTDEMSTTAPFDLPSLFLLLLSSTILLTVIL, encoded by the exons ATGCTCCAGACAACCTGCATTTTCCTACTCTCACTTCTGAGTTCCTTTTCACCACTTGGAACAGCAATGCTTAACCTAACTCTTCCAGGGGCACATCCAGACCCCGAAGCTGTTGCCCACGAAGTTCATAG GAAGGTTAATGCTTCAATGGCAAGAAGGGAAATGTTATCGGTGTCAGAGAGAGACGAGTCTTCGTGCCTGACGGGGAACCCCATTGATGATTGTTGGAAATGTGACCCAGATTGGCCCAACAACCGGCAGAGGCTAGCCGACTGCGTCATTGGGTTTGGTCAGTATGCAAAGGGAGGGAAAGGTGGTGAGTTTTACGTGGTCACTGATTCCTCTGACAAGGACCCTGTGAACCCAAAACCTGGGACGCTGAGATACGCTGTGATACAGAACGAGCCACTGTGGATCGTCTTCCCCAGTAACATGATGATTAAGCTGTCCCAGGAGCTGATTTTTAACAGCTACAAGACCATTGATGGACGCGGTGCTGATGTGCACATCGTGGGAGGAGGCTGCATTACTCTGCAGTATATAAGCAATGTCATCATACACAACATTCACATCCATCATTGTCATCCCTCAG GGAACACGAACGTTCGGTCAAGCCCGGAGCACTACGGATTCCGGACAGAATCGGACGGGGATGGAATATCGATATTCGGGTCGAAGGACATATGGATCGACCACTGCACGCTGTCGCGGTGCAAGGACGGGCTGATAGACGCCGTGATGGGGTCGACGGGGATAACCATCTCGAACAACTACCTATCCCACCACAACGAGGTCATGCTCCTGGGCCACAGCGACGACTACCTCCCAGACTCCGGCATGCAGGTAACCATCGCCTTCAACCACTTCGGGGAGAAGCTGGTCCAGAGAATGCCTCGCTGCCGGAGGGGCTACATCCACGTCGTCAACAACGACTTCACCGAGTGGGAGATGTACGCCATCGGGGGAAGCGGCGAACCCACCATCAACAGCCAGGGGAACCGGTACATGGCACCCCAAAACCCCTTCGCCAAGGAGGTTACCAAACGAGTGGAGACCCAACAGTCGAAGTGGAAGGGCTGGAACTGGAGGTCGGAGGGTGACATTTTACTGAACGGTGCCTTCTTTGTTGCGTCTGGCGAAGGACTCGAGGTTAAGTACGAGAAGGCCTACAGCGTTGAACCTAAGTCCGCCGATCGTATCTCTCTTCTCACCATGTCTTCCGGTGTTCTTGGAAATGCCAG GGACAACAACCTCGGAATGTGGAGCAGAGGACCTGGTGATGAGTCTACGGAGTCCGGCATGGTATACACCGACGAAATGTCCACCACCGCACCATTCGATCTACCgtctctttttcttctcttgttgTCTTCCACCATACTCTTGACAGTTATTCTATAG